One genomic window of Glycine soja cultivar W05 chromosome 9, ASM419377v2, whole genome shotgun sequence includes the following:
- the LOC114366981 gene encoding beta-carotene hydroxylase 2, chloroplastic-like, whose amino-acid sequence MAAGLSAAITMKPLLRFHQPRLPKPIPTTLPFSPLRIFHHTASPIPQNFSTFTVCVLMQDPKQGTQMEIQAQEPPPSPPQQVLSQKLAEKLARKESESFTYLIAAVMSSFGITSMAVFAVYYRFAWQMEGGEVPLSEIFGTFALSVGAAVGMEFWARWAHRALWHASLWHMHESHHRPREGPFELNDVFAIINAVPAIALLSYGFFNKGLVPGLCFGAGLGITVFGMAYMFVHDGLVHKRFPVGPIANVPYLRRVASAHQLHHSEKFDGVPYGLFMGPKEVEEVGGLEELEKEISRRARSYKIAREKS is encoded by the exons ATGGCGGCAGGACTCTCCGCCGCCATAACCATGAAACCCCTCCTCCGTTTCCACCAACCTCGCCTCCCCAAACCAATCCCAACAACACTCCCTTTCTCTCCCTTGAGAATTTTCCATCACACAGCATCACCGATACCCCAaaatttttcaactttcaccgttTGTGTCCTCATGCAGGACCCAAAACAAGGCACCCAGATGGAAATTCAGGCACAAGAACCACCACCCTCTCCTCCTCAGCAAGTTTTGTCACAAAAGTTGGCTGAGAAATTGGCCAGAAAAGAGTCTGAGAGCTTCACTTACCTCATTGCTGCTGTCATGTCTAGCTTCGGCATCACATCCATGGCAGTGTTCGCTGTTTATTATAGATTTGCATGGCAAATGGAG GGTGGAGAAGTGcctttgtctgaaatttttggcACATTTGCTCTATCAGTGGGAGCTGCT GTGGGTATGGAGTTTTGGGCTAGATGGGCTCACAGGGCTCTATGGCATGCTTCCCTGTGGCACATGCATGAG TCCCATCATCGACCAAGAGAAGGGCCCTTCGAGCTTAACGATGTATTTGCAATAATCAACGCTGTCCCTGCCATCGCTCTCCTTTCCTATGGTTTCTTTAACAAGGGACTGGTCCCTGGGCTTTGTTTTGGTGCG GGTCTTGGAATTACTGTCTTTGGGATGGCCTACATGTTTGTACACGATGGATTGGTTCACAAGAGATTCCCGGTGGGCCCCATAGCCAACGTGCCCTATCTCAGAAGGGTGGCCTCTGCTCACCAA CTTCACCATTCGGAAAAATTCGATGGAGTGCCTTATGGGCTGTTTATGGGACCAAAG GAAGTTGAAGAGGTGGGGGGGCTAGAAGAGCTGGAGAAAGAGATAAGTAGGAGAGCAAGATCATACAAAATAGCTAGAGAGAAAAGCTAA